A window of Christiangramia forsetii KT0803 contains these coding sequences:
- a CDS encoding GumC family protein codes for MEEINEFSEEQNESNFDLKAEVYKYLAYWRWILFGFLIGGLIAYLYNRYTISKFQTTATMIVVNEKENNAMSALPSGGGTILALDNDGLQSQIEKLKSKQLVSSVVEELDLNVEYHIEGNIITVEAYKSSPILVEFISKDSLVDISSINMFITPTSDTTYLLENEDLNYSAEHKIGEVVKLIGLKFVILPRSGKEEGSFKRTSTVNIRTSPVKEVTNNLISSLIIEPKGKAKDILELNIVNESSKKSEDFLNKLMQRFNEEGVQDKQEVAENTTAFIQERLEMITTELDSVEGGIADFKRDNRIMSVESGAAEFQSKFSAAEEQIFALETQLQLLSSIENLLEQQNKYDFLPEVGINEGGITGLINSYNTLVMERNLYLKGGTEKNPIVETLTEQLDSLRNNLFENISSTRQTLNVRLKELGQRENVAVGRFSNFPGLEKGMRSIERQQQIKEQLYLFLLQRREEAAISYAATASVARVVDSAFTLDRPVDPAPWLILISGFIIGLIIPVLIILIKNLLDTKVHHKGDLQALIKAVPFIGEVPRISADQNDVIHLNDRSPLAESFRILRTNLAYLIQNKDQEKGDVIFVTSTVKGEGKTFISYNLSRTLASTGKSVLLIGADIRNPKLHRYTEATPGAKEKGLSDYLYDYEVTAADVTSATNENGIDVEVILSGPIPPNPAELLMNDRMEELVRQSREKYDYVIVDTAPAMIVTDTLLISQLADYTLYVTRADFTEKNLLEFPKDLKKQGKLKGLAVILNDVDYSKFSYGAQYGYSYGYGYGYGLDNESKWERMKKRFFN; via the coding sequence ATGGAAGAAATAAATGAATTCTCAGAAGAGCAAAATGAATCCAATTTTGATCTCAAAGCAGAGGTGTATAAGTATCTCGCCTATTGGCGTTGGATTCTGTTTGGTTTTTTGATAGGCGGACTAATCGCGTATTTATACAATAGGTATACCATATCTAAATTTCAAACAACTGCAACTATGATTGTAGTAAACGAAAAAGAGAATAATGCAATGAGTGCACTTCCATCGGGAGGTGGAACTATTTTAGCTTTGGATAATGATGGTTTACAGAGCCAAATTGAAAAATTGAAATCAAAGCAATTAGTATCTAGTGTAGTAGAGGAACTGGATCTAAATGTAGAATATCATATCGAAGGAAATATCATTACTGTTGAAGCTTATAAATCTAGTCCTATCTTAGTTGAATTTATTTCTAAAGATTCGTTAGTAGACATCTCCTCCATAAATATGTTTATAACCCCTACTTCAGATACAACCTATTTGCTTGAAAATGAAGATTTAAATTATTCTGCCGAACATAAAATAGGAGAAGTTGTAAAATTAATAGGATTGAAGTTTGTGATTCTTCCTAGATCAGGTAAAGAGGAAGGATCCTTTAAAAGAACAAGCACAGTAAATATTAGAACTTCTCCGGTTAAAGAAGTAACAAATAATCTTATTTCTAGTTTAATTATTGAACCTAAAGGTAAAGCGAAAGATATTTTAGAATTAAATATTGTTAATGAATCCAGTAAAAAGTCGGAAGATTTTTTAAATAAACTAATGCAACGTTTTAATGAAGAAGGTGTGCAGGACAAGCAGGAAGTTGCTGAGAATACTACAGCTTTTATACAGGAAAGACTTGAAATGATTACTACTGAATTGGATTCGGTAGAAGGTGGTATAGCTGATTTCAAAAGGGACAACCGAATTATGAGTGTTGAGTCCGGTGCCGCAGAATTTCAATCTAAATTTTCAGCAGCGGAAGAACAAATATTTGCCCTTGAAACTCAACTTCAATTATTAAGTTCGATTGAAAATCTGTTGGAACAACAAAATAAATATGATTTTTTGCCAGAAGTTGGAATAAATGAAGGAGGTATAACGGGACTAATAAACTCTTACAATACCCTTGTAATGGAGAGGAATTTGTATCTGAAAGGAGGTACGGAAAAAAACCCTATTGTCGAAACCTTAACAGAGCAGTTAGATTCTTTGAGGAATAATCTTTTTGAGAATATTTCTAGTACTCGACAAACACTAAATGTAAGGTTAAAAGAACTTGGACAGAGGGAGAATGTTGCGGTAGGACGATTTAGTAATTTTCCTGGACTTGAGAAGGGTATGAGAAGTATTGAGCGACAACAGCAAATTAAAGAACAGCTGTACCTTTTTTTGTTACAGCGACGTGAAGAAGCTGCAATATCTTATGCGGCTACAGCATCTGTGGCAAGAGTTGTTGATTCCGCATTTACTTTAGACCGCCCTGTAGATCCAGCACCTTGGTTAATTTTGATATCTGGATTTATTATAGGTTTGATTATTCCTGTCCTTATTATTTTAATTAAAAACTTACTAGATACAAAAGTTCATCATAAAGGAGATTTACAAGCTCTAATAAAAGCTGTGCCATTTATAGGTGAGGTGCCAAGGATTTCAGCCGATCAGAATGACGTAATTCACTTAAATGATCGATCACCACTAGCAGAATCTTTCAGGATTTTACGTACTAATCTAGCTTATTTAATTCAAAATAAGGATCAAGAGAAAGGAGACGTTATTTTTGTAACTTCAACGGTTAAAGGAGAAGGGAAAACTTTTATTTCCTATAATCTTTCGAGAACGCTAGCAAGTACGGGTAAGTCTGTTTTACTTATTGGAGCTGATATTAGAAACCCAAAACTTCATAGATACACTGAGGCTACGCCAGGAGCTAAAGAGAAAGGCTTATCTGATTATTTGTATGATTATGAAGTGACCGCTGCTGATGTAACCTCAGCTACTAATGAGAATGGAATTGATGTAGAGGTAATATTATCTGGACCAATACCGCCAAATCCTGCGGAATTATTGATGAATGATCGGATGGAGGAATTGGTAAGACAATCGAGAGAAAAATATGATTATGTAATTGTTGACACTGCTCCGGCTATGATTGTTACCGATACTCTTTTAATTAGCCAACTTGCAGATTATACATTATATGTAACCAGGGCTGATTTTACTGAAAAAAATCTTTTGGAATTTCCAAAGGATTTGAAGAAGCAGGGAAAACTTAAAGGCTTAGCTGTAATTTTAAATGATGTCGATTATTCCAAATTTTCATACGGTGCGCAATATGGCTATTCTTATGGATATGGATATGGTTACGGATTAGATAATGAAAGTAAATGGGAGCGCATGAAAAAAAGATTTTTCAATTAG
- a CDS encoding capsule assembly Wzi family protein → MRIYFLIIIISVLSLSSCLGQVIYDLNFEGQAQLFSEEKSPFWMHTNSRGRVDEKTHFTGLLSYKATIDLEEERQAEFGLGGFFRDGYDDGFKLDEAYFSYLTAKIGIVVGKKQRNDLFNNLSASNESILWSLNASPLPGIRFFTRDPLFIKGDYGLGIMVSLEEYIMNDDRFIDNTRLHHKSGHIVYRSKKGFQISLGGQHFVQWAGYSEEFGELPNSFDAYRRIFLGMASENEVAGGEEVNALGNQIGSYELKIKTKINDVDFQFLYNHIFEDNSGLKGGNFPDGRYAVYFEDNRDTFWGSSWLKAFMYEFYYTKNQSRDRKSSEVDGADNYFNNNLYQSGWTYRNQILGVPFILLNEDTRFRIGTNILTVHHLGIKGKVLEEFPYRLLLSYRKNYGLKDSFIKPTKEVFSTLIELELINSDYILKAQFGADIKSYDSSSFGVGINFSKKIF, encoded by the coding sequence ATGAGAATTTACTTTCTGATTATTATTATTTCTGTTCTAAGTTTATCCAGCTGTCTTGGGCAGGTTATATATGATCTCAATTTTGAAGGTCAAGCACAACTATTTTCTGAGGAAAAATCTCCTTTCTGGATGCATACAAATTCACGCGGTCGCGTAGATGAGAAAACCCATTTTACCGGTTTATTATCCTATAAAGCAACTATAGATCTTGAAGAGGAGAGACAGGCAGAATTTGGTTTAGGTGGTTTTTTTCGGGATGGTTACGATGATGGTTTCAAATTAGATGAAGCCTATTTCTCTTATTTAACTGCTAAGATAGGTATTGTAGTTGGAAAAAAGCAGCGAAACGATTTATTCAATAACCTTAGTGCATCCAATGAGAGTATCTTATGGAGTTTAAATGCATCTCCATTGCCAGGAATTCGTTTTTTTACTAGAGATCCTTTATTTATTAAAGGAGATTATGGACTAGGAATTATGGTTAGTCTGGAAGAATATATTATGAATGATGATCGCTTTATAGATAATACTCGTTTACATCATAAAAGTGGGCATATTGTTTATAGAAGTAAGAAAGGTTTTCAAATTTCATTGGGTGGTCAACATTTTGTTCAATGGGCCGGTTATTCTGAGGAATTTGGTGAATTACCGAACTCTTTTGATGCCTATAGAAGAATTTTTTTAGGCATGGCAAGTGAAAATGAAGTTGCTGGAGGAGAGGAGGTTAATGCTCTCGGTAATCAAATTGGTAGTTATGAACTTAAAATAAAAACAAAAATTAATGACGTTGATTTCCAGTTTTTATACAATCATATATTCGAAGATAACTCCGGTTTGAAAGGCGGGAATTTTCCCGATGGCCGATATGCTGTCTATTTTGAGGATAATCGTGATACCTTTTGGGGAAGCTCCTGGTTAAAAGCCTTTATGTACGAATTTTATTATACTAAAAATCAAAGTAGAGATCGTAAAAGTTCAGAGGTGGATGGCGCCGATAATTATTTTAACAATAACCTATATCAGTCTGGGTGGACCTATAGGAATCAGATATTGGGTGTACCCTTTATTTTATTAAATGAGGATACCAGGTTTAGAATAGGAACGAACATACTCACAGTTCATCATTTGGGTATAAAAGGGAAGGTTCTGGAAGAGTTTCCATATAGATTATTGTTGAGTTACCGAAAGAATTATGGTTTGAAAGATTCATTCATAAAACCTACAAAAGAAGTGTTTTCGACATTAATTGAACTGGAATTAATTAATTCCGATTACATTCTAAAAGCCCAGTTTGGTGCAGATATAAAATCTTATGATAGTTCAAGTTTTGGAGTAGGAATAAATTTCTCAAAGAAGATTTTTTAG
- a CDS encoding polysaccharide biosynthesis/export family protein, translated as MKKLFGLFVLALFFTSCATKDEIVYFYEGKESLEGQKNLLNYEPKIEKNDVLRINVSSSSINEEIVEPFQMKTGGQQSGGGGGQNSSLTGYLVSPDGMINFPVLGEIKVEGLTRTEIQKKLEREIEVYVKDPIVDVRIMNFRVTVLGEVGSPGRVEIQDGRISMPELIAMSGDITYDGRRENITIIREENGIKKIGHLDMTKTNLFQSPYFYLKQNDIVYVEPSYRRVKSAGFFSSYQGIISIGTTLISLYLLVNSL; from the coding sequence ATGAAAAAATTATTTGGGTTATTTGTTCTGGCGCTTTTTTTTACAAGTTGTGCTACAAAGGATGAAATAGTTTATTTCTATGAAGGTAAAGAATCTCTTGAAGGGCAAAAAAATCTCCTTAATTATGAGCCTAAAATTGAGAAAAATGATGTTCTACGGATCAATGTATCTTCATCTTCTATAAATGAAGAAATTGTTGAACCTTTTCAAATGAAAACTGGGGGCCAACAATCAGGTGGCGGGGGTGGTCAAAATTCATCGTTAACAGGTTATTTGGTAAGTCCTGATGGAATGATAAATTTTCCTGTCTTGGGAGAAATAAAAGTAGAAGGATTGACCAGAACAGAAATTCAAAAAAAATTGGAAAGAGAAATTGAAGTTTATGTCAAGGATCCAATTGTTGACGTACGAATAATGAATTTCAGAGTTACAGTATTAGGAGAGGTCGGAAGTCCTGGAAGGGTAGAGATACAAGATGGTCGAATTTCTATGCCCGAATTAATTGCGATGTCTGGGGATATCACCTATGATGGTAGGAGAGAGAATATAACAATCATAAGGGAGGAAAATGGAATAAAAAAAATTGGCCATTTGGATATGACAAAAACTAACTTATTTCAAAGTCCTTACTTTTATCTAAAGCAAAACGATATTGTGTATGTTGAACCTTCTTATAGGAGAGTGAAATCGGCAGGATTTTTCTCGAGTTATCAAGGTATAATTTCAATAGGTACAACCCTAATAAGTCTTTACTTGCTTGTAAATAGTCTCTAA
- a CDS encoding tyrosine-protein phosphatase, with protein MESKIVMMVSIFGKNTYLVDLLGGITDFHNHILPGIDDGAKTVEESISLIKEFENIGINKFVATPHVMNDYYPNTIETIEDAFKKLKSNLSTSTHLDYSAEYMMDQNFTEIIENQNLLPIKDNKVLVEMSYFQPPININQILFNLQNNLFSPILAHPERYTYWHSRDLEKYKNIKSRGCNFQLNMLSLSNHYGKGIHKIALRLIENDLIDYISSDAHKLSHIENIKTIKISKKHIKSLNRIINNGQRLFAN; from the coding sequence TTGGAAAGTAAAATAGTAATGATGGTATCAATATTTGGAAAAAACACGTATTTAGTAGATTTATTAGGAGGTATCACTGATTTTCACAATCATATATTGCCCGGTATCGATGACGGTGCAAAGACGGTTGAAGAATCTATCTCGCTAATTAAGGAATTTGAAAACATAGGTATCAATAAATTTGTTGCTACACCACATGTAATGAATGACTATTATCCTAACACGATCGAAACAATAGAGGACGCATTCAAAAAACTAAAATCAAATCTATCAACATCAACTCATTTAGATTATTCTGCAGAATACATGATGGATCAAAATTTCACAGAAATTATTGAAAATCAAAATTTATTACCAATAAAAGACAATAAAGTATTAGTCGAAATGTCTTATTTTCAACCTCCTATTAACATTAACCAAATACTATTCAATTTACAAAACAACTTATTTTCTCCAATCTTAGCTCATCCTGAAAGATATACCTATTGGCATTCAAGAGACTTAGAGAAATATAAAAACATAAAGTCCAGAGGTTGTAATTTTCAATTGAATATGCTTTCCTTATCAAACCATTACGGAAAAGGAATTCATAAAATAGCACTAAGATTAATTGAAAATGACTTGATTGACTATATAAGCAGTGATGCTCATAAACTAAGCCATATTGAAAATATTAAAACAATCAAAATCTCCAAAAAGCATATTAAATCTCTGAATAGGATTATTAATAACGGTCAAAGATTATTCGCTAATTGA